The window TTTAAGAACTAAAGCGCAGCAGAAATAACAATGCTGACACATGGACTCTCACTACCACTTCTTGCTTCATGAGGAATCTGAAAATTTGTCAATGATATCTATGATACTTTAAGAAAGAGTATTAAGTCTGGCAGGGAACCAGATATCAGCAAGAAAAGTTAATTAATTAGCGGAGAAGATAAAGGGTGAAAACCCTGAGACTGTAATCAATGATCCATGGTAAAGAGGTTAAGCATGAAGCAaacaaattgaaagaaaaaacacaCACTCATACACAAGTATTTGTGATTTAAAATCTCGAGTTTCACAGATGATTCACCAGCATTTTATTTCAAGTTCAAAACAGCTACAATTTTAGGTAAATAGGTCCAACAGAATATGAGAAATTGATTGTCGACAAATAATGTTAAGGCAAGTGCCTTGGTCGCtttgttggtgtcaccttgcGTCCAGGCCGCCTCCAACGCCGTGGATTGCCTACTTGCCATGACATATATGACTGCCATTGCAATAGGTGAGGCCACAGTGTATTGAAATTTATCCCAGCCTTCAATGGGATACTAACAATTAACATTATAGGAGAACAAAGAGGGGACACATTACAATGGATGCAGAATGGAGAACAAAGATGAGAAGTCGATTAGTAAAACATGGAAATATTACAAATATCTAACCTGCTCATACCTCTGGAAAACCGTAAATGGTATAACATAAGGCCCTCAAGGAGCGTACCAGAAATTTTAGAGCACTGTTCAATAGCAATTTCACTAAACCTGAAAAGCCAAGGTTGTATAAGCAATGTCTCCCTCATGGGACAATTCTTATTAGTAAGTGACATATTAGGCCTGCCCAAACACtgtgatgcagttgcattagACATTAATCCCATATTCCCATGTGAAGGCCTATGGCCCACAAAATGTTGGTGTCAATCCCATGGGCTGAAATTGACCCTTAAGTAGGTTAGGCTTACAATGACCTTAGAAGTGGTTAGGAGAGACATGCATTTCTTAGGCCTTATATCATGTATGACATCAAATAAAGCTGATTGgaaggcaaggatccatgtagctgaccccatttagttgggataagactgagtttgAATATTGAGTGCATCCTATGCCTTTCTTTTGGGCCCTCTATATATCCTAGGGCTCCACACAGACTGACAGAATGATCATTTGGATCTAAGTTAACACTGGTCAACTAGCATCCCATTACTAGTACATTTGGCCAAAGGAATTCTGAACACACAAAATAATCATGAACATAAGATATCAAAACCAATCTCAAATTTCATCGCCACTACATTTCTACAAGACTTCCAAATTCtccttcaaaagaaaaaaacaaattacAATAATAGTTCCTTAAATAGAACAGAGCACCCTTTTATCGAGAGTGgttcaggttcacgtacgagaatgtacgagaacggttctgatccgtggatatagaatcaattttctctctcttcatttaatagattctatatccacggatcagAAATGTACGAAAACATTCTCGTGAACCTGTTCCGTTCACCCTTTTATCCTAGTTTTACTTTGCAATCTAATAATGCTCTATTTTGCATGATCAGCACTGAGGATTGAAGTCACAACAACCAAATATCTATATTCTATAGTTTTAGTTCTCTAACTGATTAGCAATATTGATGTCAGAAGAACCTAAAATCTATATCAACTTTAGTTCCAGCATCCGCATTTTAAAGTTTTAGATTATACAGGTCATTCTACCAATAAAACTAATGAGGATGAACGAGACAACAGAGctgaaaaagataaataaacataaaggatgaagaagcagaaaaaCGCAAAACAGTACCATAAAGTTGGATAACTAAGCTCATTGCTTCAATattcacatacacacacacacgcacctGTACTTAAATCACAAAGCAAGACCAATTACCCGAGGCTGGCAATGTCACTGATCAGATCTAGACTTTGATGTTGCTGCGGCTGTGTGTGGTGGCTGCGGCCGAAGCTTGGGTCCCTTTGGCTCCAGCGAGCCTCCACATGTACCAGGCCCCAAGGGATCGATAAGGTATCCACTTCTCACAGAGCTTTTCCATCTGGTTAGGCCGAGGCAATTGTTTAAGACCATAGAGGAACTGGACCCCCTTGCGGACACCAAGATCACCGATAGGGAGAACATCCGGTCGGTGAAGGGAGAAAATCATGAACATGTGCACAGTCCAGGGCCCAATACCATTGACCATAGTGAGCATTTCGAAAAGGGCCTCAACCTCCATGTCAATAATCGAGGCATCAGAAAGGATCCCCTTGTGGTACTTGCTGGCGAGGTCATGGATGTAACTGGCTTTACGAGCGGAAACACCGATTTCACGGAGTTGGGGGACAGAGAAGGAGAGGACGGCGTCCGGGACTACACCAGCCTCACCACCGCAGAGGGAGACAAATCGAGTGTAGATGGAGGTGGCAGCCTTGTCGGCGAGTTGCTGGTAGAGGATAC is drawn from Macadamia integrifolia cultivar HAES 741 chromosome 7, SCU_Mint_v3, whole genome shotgun sequence and contains these coding sequences:
- the LOC122084115 gene encoding DNA-3-methyladenine glycosylase 1-like, which codes for MPVRPRKKKKVSADVSTDNSQNKAPQAVDRDSTTSNAAAAAAATVISEMVTATTVVHNGNAIRVIPTIVSRKLSCEGEVSVAIRHLKAADPLLARVIDAHQSPSFDTSQPPFFALTKSILYQQLADKAATSIYTRFVSLCGGEAGVVPDAVLSFSVPQLREIGVSARKASYIHDLASKYHKGILSDASIIDMEVEALFEMLTMVNGIGPWTVHMFMIFSLHRPDVLPIGDLGVRKGVQFLYGLKQLPRPNQMEKLCEKWIPYRSLGAWYMWRLAGAKGTQASAAATTHSRSNIKV